In one Arachis duranensis cultivar V14167 chromosome 9, aradu.V14167.gnm2.J7QH, whole genome shotgun sequence genomic region, the following are encoded:
- the LOC107466342 gene encoding WAT1-related protein At5g07050 isoform X1, which produces MEHKKSCLLIVCKEFKPHILMFLAQVGCALVYFITEASFNHGMSPFLYVTYRYFVAALVMFPFAYFLERKQRPKLTFALFMEIFVLSLIGISAPINMYFASLQYTSPTLVASMFNIVASLTFIIAVALRYEALDIGDPRGIAKVIGTLISLGGVMTMTLYKGPPMRNLWGPLIHIQGKNGGTEENWLKGSLLAVTSCVLLSVWYIMQASTLKRYPAQLSLTSWMCFVGAVQSAVFTAIVQHHPSAWFIGFNIDLWSTLYGGIVVSGLVIYVQLWCTEKKGPVFVTMTTPLCTVLVAILAYFVFGEKLYLGSMIGACFVIVGLYLLLWGKEGDQQVHTITKDTSNCNGEDPVELCKI; this is translated from the exons ATGGAACATAAAAAATCATGTCTCTTGATTGTGTGCAAAGAATTCAAGCCACACATTCTGATGTTCTTGGCCCAGGTGGGTTGTGCCTTGGTATATTTCATCACTGAAGCTTCCTTCAATCATGGGATGAGTCCTTTTCTATATGTTACTTATCGCTATTTTGTGGCTGCTCTTGTCATGTTCCCCTTTGCATATTTTCTCGAGAG AAAACAACGACCAAAGCTCACGTTTGCTCTGTTCATGGAAATTTTTGTGCTTTCTTTGATTGG GATCAGTGCGCCAATCAACATGTATTTTGCAAGCTTGCAATACACTTCTCCAACTCTAGTTGCTTCCATGTTCAACATCGTAGCTTCCCTTACCTTCATTATTGCTGTAGCACTCAG GTACGAAGCTCTTGATATTGGAGACCCTCGTGGAATAGCAAAAGTTATTGGGACATTGATATCCTTAGGAGGTGTAATGACGATGACACTGTACAAAGGACCACCGATGAGGAATTTGTGGGGTCCACTAATCCATATTCAAGGAAAAAATGGTGGCACCGAAGAGAACTGGTTAAAGGGTTCACTTCTTGCAGTTACAAGTTGTGTTTTATTATCTGTATGGTATATTATGCAG GCATCCACTTTGAAAAGGTACCCAGCTCAACTGTCGCTAACTTCGTGGATGTGCTTTGTTGGAGCAGTGCAATCAGCTGTTTTCACAGCAATTGTACAACATCATCCTTCAGCATGGTTCATAGGCTTCAACATCGATTTGTGGTCCACGTTATATGGA GGAATTGTGGTGTCTGGATTGGTCATATATGTTCAGCTATGGTGCACTGAGAAAAAAGGGCCAGTCTTTGTCACAATGACTACCCCACTTTGTACCGTGCTTGTGGCAATTCTAGCATATTTCGTCTTTGGCGAGAAACTTTATTTGGGCAG CATGATTGGCGCATGTTTTGTCATCGTTGGTCTCTATTTGCTGTTGTGGGGTAAAGAAGGTGACCAACAAGTTCACACTATCACCAAAGATACATCAAACTGCAATGGTGAAGACCCAGTAGAATTATGCAAAATCtga
- the LOC107466342 gene encoding WAT1-related protein At5g07050 isoform X2: MEHKKSCLLIVCKEFKPHILMFLAQVGCALVYFITEASFNHGMSPFLYVTYRYFVAALVMFPFAYFLERKQRPKLTFALFMEIFVLSLIGISAPINMYFASLQYTSPTLVASMFNIVASLTFIIAVALRYEALDIGDPRGIAKVIGTLISLGGVMTMTLYKGPPMRNLWGPLIHIQGKNGGTEENWLKGSLLAVTSCVLLSVWYIMQASTLKRYPAQLSLTSWMCFVGAVQSAVFTAIVQHHPSAWFIGFNIDLWSTLYGGIVVSGLVIYVQLWCTEKKGPVFVTMTTPLCTVLVAILAYFVFGEKLYLGRR, encoded by the exons ATGGAACATAAAAAATCATGTCTCTTGATTGTGTGCAAAGAATTCAAGCCACACATTCTGATGTTCTTGGCCCAGGTGGGTTGTGCCTTGGTATATTTCATCACTGAAGCTTCCTTCAATCATGGGATGAGTCCTTTTCTATATGTTACTTATCGCTATTTTGTGGCTGCTCTTGTCATGTTCCCCTTTGCATATTTTCTCGAGAG AAAACAACGACCAAAGCTCACGTTTGCTCTGTTCATGGAAATTTTTGTGCTTTCTTTGATTGG GATCAGTGCGCCAATCAACATGTATTTTGCAAGCTTGCAATACACTTCTCCAACTCTAGTTGCTTCCATGTTCAACATCGTAGCTTCCCTTACCTTCATTATTGCTGTAGCACTCAG GTACGAAGCTCTTGATATTGGAGACCCTCGTGGAATAGCAAAAGTTATTGGGACATTGATATCCTTAGGAGGTGTAATGACGATGACACTGTACAAAGGACCACCGATGAGGAATTTGTGGGGTCCACTAATCCATATTCAAGGAAAAAATGGTGGCACCGAAGAGAACTGGTTAAAGGGTTCACTTCTTGCAGTTACAAGTTGTGTTTTATTATCTGTATGGTATATTATGCAG GCATCCACTTTGAAAAGGTACCCAGCTCAACTGTCGCTAACTTCGTGGATGTGCTTTGTTGGAGCAGTGCAATCAGCTGTTTTCACAGCAATTGTACAACATCATCCTTCAGCATGGTTCATAGGCTTCAACATCGATTTGTGGTCCACGTTATATGGA GGAATTGTGGTGTCTGGATTGGTCATATATGTTCAGCTATGGTGCACTGAGAAAAAAGGGCCAGTCTTTGTCACAATGACTACCCCACTTTGTACCGTGCTTGTGGCAATTCTAGCATATTTCGTCTTTGGCGAGAAACTTTATTTGGGCAG AAGGTGA